In Apodemus sylvaticus chromosome 8, mApoSyl1.1, whole genome shotgun sequence, one genomic interval encodes:
- the Gpr183 gene encoding G-protein coupled receptor 183, with the protein MANNFTTPLATSHSNNCDLYAHHSTARILMPLHYSLVFIIGLVGNLLALVVIVQNRKKINSTTLYSMNLVISDILFTTALPTRIVYYALGFDWRIGDALCRITALVFYINTYAGVNFMTCLSIDRFFAVVHPLRYNKIKRIEYAKGVCIFVWILVFAQTLPLLLNPMSKQEGDKTTCMEYPNFEGTASLPWILLGACLLGYVLPLTIILLCYSQICCKLFRTAKQNPLTEKSGVNKKALNTIILIIVVFILCFTPYHVAIIQHMIKILCSPGVLGCEARHSFQISLHFTVCLMNFNCCMDPFIYFFACKGYKRKVMKMLKRQVSVSISSAVRSAPEENSREMTESQMMIHSKASNGR; encoded by the coding sequence ATGGCTAACAACTTTACTACACCATTGGCAACTTCTCACAGCAATAACTGTGATCTCTATGCACACCACAGCACAGCCAGGATATTAATGCCTTTGCATTACAGCCTGGTCTTTATCATTGGGCTGGTGGGAAACCTGTTGGCCTTGGTCGTCAttgttcaaaacagaaaaaaaatcaactcgaCCACTCTCTATTCAATGAACTTGGTGATTTCCGACATCCTGTTTACCACAGCTTTACCCACTCGAATAGTCTACTACGCACTGGGCTTTGACTGGAGGATTGGTGATGCCCTGTGCCGGATAACTGCTCTGGTGTTCTACATCAACACATACGCAGGTGTGAACTTCATGACTTGCTTGAGCATAGACCGCTTCTTCGCTGTGGTGCACCCTCTGCGCTACAACAAGATTAAAAGAATCGAATATGCAAAGGGTGTCTGCATATTTGTCTGGATTCTGGTCTTTGCTCAAACACTGCCACTGCTCCTCAACCCTATGTCTAAGCAGGAGGGAGACAAGACTACTTGCATGGAATATCCAAACTTTGAAGGGACAGCGTCTCTGCCATGGATTCTGCTGGGAGCCTGCCTGCTAGGCTACGTGCTGCCCCTCACAATCATTCTCCTGTGCTACTCTCAGATCTGCTGCAAACTCTTCAGGACTGCCAAGCAGAACCCGCTCactgagaaatctggtgtgaacAAAAAGGCTCTCAACACAATTATCCTCATCATCGTCGTGTTCATCCTGTGCTTCACACCTTACCATGTGGCCATCATTCAGCACATGATAAAGATACTCTGTTCCCCTGGGGTCCTGGGGTGTGAGGCGAGACATTCCTTCCAGATCTCTCTGCACTTCACGGTATGCCTGATGAACTTCAACTGCTGCATGGACCCTTTCATATACTTCTTTGCATGTAAAGGGTATAAGAGAAAGGTCATGAAGATGCTCAAACGTCAAGTGAGCGTGTCAATCTCCAGTGCAGTGAGGTCAGCCCCTGAAGAGAATTCACGGGAAATGACGGAGTCTCAGATGATGATCCACTCCAAGGCCTCCAATGGAAGGTAA